A genomic stretch from Mesomycoplasma neurolyticum includes:
- a CDS encoding ECF transporter S component, producing the protein MKLKENNKILISFQKIINKYCKYTVYDIAISSIFLAIYLGLIFLLRLTVLHGKLNIQFEYIIFIVYGIVLGPFKGVVLAIIADTLNLLIRGLIPFWTIEYAIVPPLVVIVSWLLMFFYNKKNIKNFIILSLFVVATMTLMLSVFIFELIQPVDKTIDKTFKKIFNKSNITILLICFFVVFLGGLIVLSLLWWKTKNEIYYLIFFIISIIFIINVIFRWLWGPFAFIKYYNRFIAKKGSAFDISDKYYIYFAPIILKGVITIPLYTAFLVPTIPFLMKYNNYKIIKKIKWY; encoded by the coding sequence ATGAAGCTAAAAGAAAATAACAAAATTTTAATTTCTTTTCAAAAAATAATAAATAAATATTGTAAATATACAGTTTACGATATAGCAATTAGTTCTATATTTTTAGCAATTTATTTAGGACTAATTTTTTTGTTAAGACTTACTGTATTACATGGTAAATTAAACATACAATTTGAATATATTATTTTTATTGTTTATGGTATTGTTTTAGGCCCTTTTAAAGGTGTTGTTTTAGCTATTATAGCAGACACACTTAATTTATTAATTAGAGGTTTAATACCTTTTTGAACCATTGAATACGCAATTGTGCCCCCGCTAGTAGTAATTGTTTCATGACTTTTAATGTTTTTTTATAACAAAAAAAATATTAAAAATTTTATAATTTTATCATTATTTGTAGTAGCTACAATGACATTAATGCTTTCAGTTTTTATTTTTGAATTAATACAACCTGTTGACAAAACTATTGATAAAACGTTTAAAAAGATTTTTAATAAAAGCAATATAACAATTTTACTTATTTGTTTTTTTGTTGTTTTTTTAGGAGGGTTAATAGTTTTATCTCTTTTATGATGAAAAACTAAAAATGAAATTTATTATTTGATTTTTTTCATCATTTCCATAATTTTTATAATAAATGTTATTTTTAGATGATTGTGAGGCCCATTTGCTTTTATAAAGTATTACAATCGTTTTATTGCTAAAAAAGGTAGCGCATTTGATATTTCGGACAAGTATTATATCTATTTTGCTCCTATCATTTTAAAAGGGGTTATTACAATACCTTTATATACAGCATTTTTAGTTCCAACAATCCCATTTTTAATGAAATATAATAACTATAAAATAATTAAAAAAATAAAATGATATTAA
- a CDS encoding glycosyltransferase family 2 protein, giving the protein MQKNKITILIPCYNKEKFYSRLFKTLLKQKDQRFNIIFLNDASIDNTFDILNKFKKNNLNKNIKIINLEKQVGIAEARNILINNCESEYFYFIDADDFISKNTIKNLNNIIYKEDKEIVLSNFRTLIKKINVFNFLVNPFVKIKNNIDYLQKGIFFVWNVLINKKWFLDKNILFKPNFIYEDFSVSIPLILSAQNFTYINKFAYSYDLNLGGASKKHNSFKIESIAENINYLYSNLENMNLYSQFKQHKIEKHFLSYIWIHMFFAWNYKKIIKNFEQFKPSLNKLINIDEKYNIEKKLKKIYKTKNLFFKNAFNNYIKVKKILKKNKTLNNK; this is encoded by the coding sequence ATGCAAAAAAATAAAATAACCATTTTAATTCCTTGTTATAATAAAGAAAAATTTTACTCTCGCTTATTTAAAACATTGTTAAAACAAAAAGATCAAAGATTTAACATTATTTTTTTAAATGATGCTTCCATAGATAATACATTTGATATTTTGAATAAATTTAAGAAAAATAATTTAAATAAAAATATAAAAATTATTAATTTAGAAAAACAAGTAGGGATAGCTGAGGCTAGAAATATTTTAATTAATAATTGTGAAAGTGAATATTTTTATTTTATAGATGCAGATGATTTTATTTCAAAAAATACAATCAAAAACCTTAATAATATAATTTATAAAGAAGACAAAGAAATTGTTTTATCTAATTTTAGAACTTTAATTAAAAAAATAAATGTTTTTAATTTTCTTGTTAATCCATTTGTTAAAATTAAAAATAATATTGATTATTTACAAAAAGGTATTTTTTTTGTTTGAAATGTTTTAATAAACAAAAAATGATTTTTAGATAAAAATATTTTATTTAAACCTAATTTTATTTATGAAGATTTTTCAGTATCTATTCCTTTAATTCTAAGTGCTCAAAATTTTACATATATAAATAAATTCGCATATTCATATGATTTAAATTTGGGCGGAGCTTCTAAAAAACACAATAGTTTTAAAATTGAGTCTATTGCTGAAAATATTAATTATCTTTATTCAAATCTTGAAAATATGAATTTATATTCACAATTCAAACAACATAAAATTGAAAAACATTTTTTGAGCTATATTTGAATTCATATGTTTTTTGCTTGAAATTATAAAAAAATAATTAAAAATTTTGAGCAGTTTAAACCTTCATTAAATAAATTAATAAATATTGATGAAAAATATAATATTGAGAAAAAATTAAAAAAGATATATAAAACTAAGAATTTGTTTTTTAAAAATGCTTTTAATAATTATATAAAAGTAAAAAAAATACTAAAAAAAAATAAAACCCTTAACAATAAATAG
- a CDS encoding DegV family protein yields the protein MKKIGILVDSFCGLSEDQVKNEYFEFLPLQFSIDGKNYIDNGKEISKKDLAILIAKSEKAFTSLPSLNTIEETLERMDKKFEKVFVFLTSSALSSTFQTVSVAAKKYKDKFIMIDNHFFANQVIEIGNFLIKKAKQGVGIERLIELAKEINEKSINFLIVKDLTNLIKGGRIKGIKKLVLNTFGLVLILKVTQYGITFSGIKKTIKGSMKKVSEKLIDFIGGIENLKNYEFKFMNAANEEMIVTAKNIVSKFGKDIDEKTQASATVMIHTGVECSSLGIWPKLSELKI from the coding sequence ATGAAAAAAATAGGTATTTTAGTAGACTCATTTTGTGGATTATCAGAAGACCAAGTAAAAAATGAGTATTTTGAATTTTTGCCTTTACAATTTTCCATTGATGGCAAAAATTATATTGATAATGGCAAAGAAATTTCAAAAAAAGATTTAGCAATTTTAATAGCAAAGTCAGAAAAAGCATTTACTTCTTTACCTTCTTTAAATACAATTGAAGAAACACTTGAAAGAATGGATAAAAAATTTGAAAAGGTTTTTGTTTTTTTAACATCTTCAGCTCTTTCATCAACTTTTCAAACAGTAAGTGTTGCAGCTAAAAAATATAAAGATAAATTTATAATGATTGACAATCATTTTTTTGCTAATCAAGTTATTGAAATCGGAAATTTTTTAATTAAAAAAGCTAAGCAAGGTGTTGGAATTGAAAGACTTATTGAATTAGCTAAAGAAATAAATGAAAAAAGTATTAATTTTTTAATTGTTAAAGATTTAACAAACTTAATAAAAGGTGGAAGAATTAAAGGAATAAAAAAATTAGTTTTAAATACTTTTGGTTTAGTTTTGATTTTAAAGGTTACACAATACGGCATAACTTTTAGTGGTATCAAAAAAACAATTAAAGGTTCAATGAAAAAAGTGAGTGAAAAATTAATTGATTTTATTGGTGGAATTGAAAATTTAAAAAATTATGAATTTAAATTTATGAATGCAGCTAATGAAGAAATGATAGTAACTGCTAAAAATATAGTTTCCAAGTTTGGAAAAGATATAGATGAAAAGACACAAGCATCAGCTACTGTTATGATTCATACTGGTGTTGAATGTTCATCATTGGGTATTTGACCAAAATTATCTGAACTAAAAATTTAG
- a CDS encoding MHO_4530 family protein, whose translation MYIVWILFVLMLIFLVFTIIFISVKIYFIKKRSAESNSIILPFIFEIQNNRIRVFDSNFFSIAKKVFYTNEKLLNGEWLSIEKFADLLITNDKEKFLKNIKTFEYKTLELCFKNNLSNKYTFIFTNKEDNFLILYRDTSILTENKRRKWLKKERKIYNFQNINLNKKYNLFLAFELKKIFQQNINILEHIRNLCEEIVILNFFNFKTIYQNEYLVLVFESNIKKKLFLVKKYFLKKLRKYKNYFFFNNFALVFEKNKIDENYYTLEKKIDFAINKASEIKNGFVLSDDFILSKSWELQKYNEKIENYKNIVNEKKINLQSSEIMIKNKATASKIYIDNTINEAYKYSLVKKIKNEHENLILKNANIIGQNNFIIIKPGAFFDNYQKLNSKSPNIVVDIEDFTEFIYKYKKINQKNFNKWGIYLQKYGNLIFNYLLELKPFFLIISKKLTDELNNNNELLFFLETLSNICDENNIFIIYEIDYSKTLPSILKKIKCNYNYKI comes from the coding sequence ATGTATATTGTTTGAATATTATTTGTTTTGATGCTTATATTTTTAGTTTTTACAATTATTTTTATTAGTGTAAAAATTTATTTTATAAAAAAAAGAAGTGCAGAAAGTAACTCAATTATATTGCCATTTATTTTTGAAATTCAAAATAATAGAATTAGAGTTTTTGATTCTAACTTTTTTAGCATTGCTAAAAAAGTTTTTTATACAAATGAAAAACTTTTAAATGGAGAATGACTGTCTATTGAAAAATTTGCAGATTTATTGATTACAAATGATAAAGAAAAATTTTTAAAAAATATAAAAACATTTGAGTATAAAACATTAGAACTATGTTTTAAAAATAATTTAAGCAACAAATATACTTTTATATTCACAAATAAAGAAGATAATTTTTTGATTTTATATAGAGATACAAGTATTTTAACTGAAAACAAAAGAAGAAAATGATTAAAAAAAGAGAGAAAAATTTATAATTTTCAAAATATAAACTTAAATAAAAAATATAATTTATTTTTAGCTTTTGAACTTAAGAAAATTTTCCAGCAAAACATAAATATTTTAGAACATATAAGAAATTTATGTGAAGAAATAGTGATCTTAAACTTTTTTAATTTTAAAACAATTTATCAAAATGAATATTTAGTTTTAGTTTTTGAATCGAATATAAAGAAAAAATTATTTTTAGTTAAAAAATATTTTTTAAAAAAGTTAAGAAAGTATAAAAATTATTTTTTCTTTAATAATTTTGCATTAGTTTTTGAAAAAAATAAAATAGATGAAAATTATTATACTTTAGAAAAAAAAATTGATTTCGCAATTAACAAAGCATCTGAAATAAAAAATGGTTTTGTTTTAAGTGATGATTTTATTTTGAGTAAAAGTTGAGAACTACAAAAATATAATGAAAAAATAGAAAACTATAAAAATATTGTTAATGAGAAAAAAATAAATTTACAAAGTTCTGAAATAATGATAAAAAACAAAGCTACTGCTTCTAAAATTTATATAGATAACACAATTAATGAAGCTTATAAATATTCTTTAGTAAAAAAAATAAAAAATGAACATGAAAATTTAATTTTAAAAAACGCAAATATAATTGGTCAAAATAATTTTATAATTATAAAACCAGGAGCTTTTTTTGACAATTATCAGAAGCTAAATTCTAAAAGCCCAAATATTGTTGTTGACATAGAAGACTTCACAGAATTTATATATAAATATAAAAAAATAAATCAGAAAAATTTTAATAAATGAGGAATATATTTACAAAAATACGGTAACTTAATTTTTAATTACTTATTAGAATTAAAACCTTTTTTCTTAATTATTTCTAAAAAGCTAACAGATGAATTAAACAACAACAATGAATTATTATTTTTTTTAGAAACACTTTCCAATATTTGTGATGAAAATAATATTTTTATTATTTATGAGATTGATTATAGCAAAACTTTGCCATCTATTTTAAAAAAAATAAAATGTAATTATAATTACAAAATTTAG